A genomic stretch from Flavobacterium humidisoli includes:
- a CDS encoding tetratricopeptide repeat protein, whose amino-acid sequence MRKLSRFFLFQIFLASTIASAQKSAIYTYELKDFDKALALYNDKQYASAQLIFEKVKNNTTNEEVQSDCAYYIANSAIRTNKANADALVEQFVNDYPTSTKQNQAYIDAAQFFFEQGNYPKALQWFDKVDESYMSKTESDKFNFMKGYSYFNAKKKKEATNYFNKVVNSKEYGSQAKYYLGFMAYEGDDYKEATKYFDEVSGEEKYKEKLSYYQADMNFKLGNFQKAIDLGQQAMNKSNDIEKSELNKIIGESYFNLKQYGKAIPYLEQYAGKKGKWNNTDFYQLGYAYYEQKEYEKAISQFNKIIEGKDFVAQNAYYHLGLSYLNTGKKQEALNAFKNASEMDFNAQIQEDAALNYAKLSYDIGNAYQAVPSILLDFLKKYPNNSSRAEVEKLLVDSYISSKNYKEALALLEKNRNAENKAAYQKVLFYRGLELYNESNYQEAGKMFKSAISEQKTPEFTARATFWKAETEYLNDDMQNALLTYKQFAGMAAAKSTDEYKNINYNIGYTYFKLKEYDQAANSFQAQIDNAPSDKVRLNDSYLRLGDCRFVTSKYSAANEAYAKAIAAKGVDADYAQFQKALSYGFMSNNTKKIDELNNFLQMYKKSSYRDDALFELGNTYVAEKKNDQAIKTYDQLISEFKEGSFTSKAILKQGLIYYNSDRDQLALTKFKKVAAEFPKTPEALEAVATARLIYVDSGKVDEYATWVRTLDFVAVTDAELDNDTYDAAFKQYSQNNSKQAITGFAGYISKFPNGLHALEANFYLGQLTYAEGSETKSVANYQFVIDQPRNEFTEQALNRLAQIYLKAKDCDKAIPVLTRLESEADYPQNKTFAQANLMKCYYDKKDYDHSVVAAEKVLENPKSDAGVKADAQIIVARAAMQTGNEDKAKTAYAKLATTSKGELAAEALYYDAYFKTKEGKFDASNTAVQKLAKSYSAYKYYGAKGLVLMAKNFYGLKDSYQATYILDNVINNFTDYPDVVEEAKKELAAIKSEESKTNSSINK is encoded by the coding sequence ATGCGTAAACTTTCCAGGTTCTTTTTATTCCAAATTTTCCTTGCTTCGACTATAGCTTCGGCACAAAAATCGGCGATTTATACGTATGAATTAAAGGATTTTGACAAAGCACTGGCTTTATATAACGATAAACAATATGCTTCGGCACAATTGATTTTTGAAAAAGTAAAAAACAATACTACAAATGAAGAAGTGCAGTCTGACTGTGCTTACTATATTGCAAATTCTGCCATAAGAACTAATAAAGCAAATGCCGATGCTTTGGTAGAACAATTTGTAAATGATTATCCAACAAGTACCAAACAAAATCAGGCTTATATCGATGCCGCGCAATTTTTCTTCGAACAAGGAAATTATCCAAAAGCTTTACAATGGTTTGATAAAGTGGATGAAAGCTACATGAGTAAAACAGAATCGGATAAGTTTAACTTCATGAAAGGCTATAGCTATTTTAATGCTAAAAAGAAAAAAGAAGCAACTAACTATTTTAATAAAGTGGTAAATTCTAAAGAATATGGTTCTCAAGCCAAATATTATTTAGGATTTATGGCTTATGAGGGTGACGATTACAAAGAAGCAACGAAGTATTTTGATGAGGTTTCGGGTGAAGAAAAGTACAAAGAAAAGCTTTCCTATTATCAGGCTGATATGAATTTCAAATTAGGAAATTTCCAAAAAGCGATTGATTTAGGACAGCAGGCGATGAACAAATCAAATGATATTGAAAAATCGGAACTGAATAAAATTATTGGAGAAAGTTATTTTAACTTGAAACAATACGGAAAAGCAATTCCGTATTTAGAACAATATGCAGGTAAAAAAGGAAAATGGAACAACACCGATTTTTACCAATTAGGTTATGCGTATTACGAGCAAAAAGAGTATGAAAAAGCGATTTCCCAGTTCAATAAAATTATTGAAGGAAAAGATTTTGTGGCGCAAAATGCCTATTATCATTTAGGTTTAAGCTATTTAAATACAGGTAAAAAGCAAGAAGCTTTAAACGCTTTTAAGAATGCCTCTGAAATGGATTTTAATGCTCAAATTCAAGAAGATGCCGCTTTAAATTACGCTAAATTGAGTTATGATATCGGAAATGCTTACCAAGCGGTTCCTAGTATTTTGTTGGATTTCCTTAAAAAATATCCAAACAATTCAAGCCGTGCAGAGGTGGAAAAACTTTTGGTTGATTCTTATATTTCTTCTAAAAACTACAAAGAAGCTTTGGCTTTATTAGAAAAAAATAGAAATGCTGAAAACAAAGCAGCTTATCAAAAGGTGCTTTTTTACCGCGGACTAGAATTGTATAACGAATCTAATTATCAAGAAGCAGGTAAAATGTTCAAAAGCGCAATTAGCGAACAAAAAACTCCTGAATTTACAGCGCGTGCCACTTTCTGGAAAGCAGAAACAGAATATTTGAATGATGATATGCAAAATGCTCTTCTGACTTACAAACAGTTTGCAGGAATGGCTGCGGCAAAATCTACAGACGAATATAAAAACATCAACTATAATATTGGTTACACGTATTTTAAATTGAAAGAATACGATCAGGCAGCAAATTCTTTTCAAGCTCAAATTGATAATGCTCCTTCAGATAAAGTTCGTTTAAATGATTCTTATTTGCGTTTGGGAGATTGTCGTTTTGTAACTTCAAAATATAGTGCTGCAAATGAGGCTTATGCAAAAGCAATTGCGGCAAAAGGCGTAGATGCAGATTATGCTCAATTCCAAAAAGCACTTTCTTATGGATTTATGTCTAATAATACTAAGAAAATAGATGAGTTGAATAATTTTCTTCAGATGTATAAAAAGTCATCTTACCGTGATGATGCTTTATTTGAGTTAGGAAATACATATGTGGCAGAAAAGAAAAACGACCAAGCAATAAAAACATACGATCAATTGATTTCTGAATTTAAAGAGGGATCATTCACTTCAAAAGCAATTTTAAAACAAGGTTTGATTTATTACAATTCAGATCGTGATCAACTGGCTTTGACGAAATTTAAAAAAGTAGCTGCTGAATTCCCAAAAACGCCAGAAGCTTTAGAAGCGGTTGCAACAGCAAGATTAATTTATGTAGATTCTGGAAAAGTTGATGAATATGCAACTTGGGTTCGTACATTGGACTTCGTAGCGGTTACCGATGCAGAATTGGATAACGATACTTACGATGCAGCTTTCAAACAATACAGCCAAAACAATTCTAAGCAAGCTATTACTGGTTTTGCAGGTTATATTTCTAAATTTCCAAATGGATTGCATGCGTTGGAAGCAAATTTCTATTTAGGACAGCTTACTTACGCAGAAGGTTCTGAAACAAAATCTGTTGCAAATTATCAGTTTGTAATTGATCAGCCTAGAAATGAGTTTACAGAACAAGCTTTAAACAGATTGGCTCAGATTTATTTGAAAGCAAAAGATTGCGATAAGGCAATTCCAGTTCTAACAAGATTAGAAAGCGAAGCCGATTATCCTCAGAATAAAACTTTTGCTCAAGCGAATTTGATGAAGTGTTATTACGACAAAAAAGATTACGACCATTCTGTAGTTGCGGCTGAGAAAGTATTAGAAAATCCAAAATCAGACGCAGGCGTAAAAGCAGATGCTCAAATTATTGTTGCGCGTGCAGCAATGCAGACAGGAAATGAAGATAAAGCTAAAACAGCTTACGCAAAATTAGCTACAACTTCTAAAGGAGAATTAGCGGCAGAAGCACTGTATTATGATGCATACTTTAAAACAAAAGAAGGGAAATTTGATGCTTCAAACACCGCTGTTCAAAAATTAGCAAAAAGCTATTCTGCCTACAAATATTACGGAGCAAAAGGGCTGGTTTTAATGGCGAAAAATTTCTACGGATTAAAAGACAGTTATCAAGCGACTTATATTCTGGATAATGTAATCAATAACTTTACAGATTATCCAGATGTTGTTGAAGAAGCGAAAAAAGAATTAGCTGCAATTAAATCTGAAGAGTCTAAAACAAATTCGTCAATTAATAAATAA
- a CDS encoding PhzF family phenazine biosynthesis protein — MSLPFYIVDVFADKKYAGNQLAVFMDAENLSTEQMQQMAREINFAESTFVTKLDKTNNKAEIRIFTPAHEMQFAGHPIIGTSWVLMNKIFDNSPNEIKLEVPIGPIAINKSDDLIWLKAAQPKFWDTFSKIDFTFFSNLKVSDFENQFPIQEVTTGSAFVMVGLSSKRALENLALDKDKADEWMKQHCKTDHRGLYFYYLEGEKLFSRMLCVEHNQLVEDAATGSASTCLQAFLLKYHKPEFELTNHQGDYIGRPSEIYFNGKLSGDLFDIRIGGKAQFVAKGEWEA; from the coding sequence ATGAGTTTACCTTTTTACATAGTTGATGTTTTTGCTGATAAAAAATACGCTGGAAATCAATTGGCGGTTTTTATGGATGCAGAAAATCTAAGTACAGAACAAATGCAGCAAATGGCTCGTGAAATTAATTTTGCGGAAAGCACATTTGTAACCAAACTGGATAAAACCAATAATAAAGCAGAAATCAGAATTTTTACTCCTGCTCACGAAATGCAGTTTGCAGGTCATCCAATCATTGGTACTTCTTGGGTTCTGATGAATAAGATTTTTGATAATTCGCCTAATGAAATTAAACTGGAAGTGCCGATCGGACCAATCGCAATCAATAAATCAGATGATTTGATCTGGTTGAAAGCAGCACAACCAAAGTTTTGGGATACTTTTTCTAAAATAGATTTTACCTTTTTCAGTAATCTAAAAGTAAGTGATTTCGAGAATCAATTTCCAATTCAAGAAGTCACAACCGGAAGCGCTTTTGTAATGGTTGGATTGAGCAGTAAAAGGGCTTTAGAAAATTTGGCTCTAGATAAAGATAAGGCAGATGAATGGATGAAACAGCACTGTAAAACAGATCATAGAGGTTTATACTTTTATTATTTAGAAGGAGAAAAATTGTTTAGTCGAATGCTTTGTGTTGAACACAATCAGTTGGTAGAAGATGCTGCAACAGGAAGTGCCAGTACTTGTCTACAAGCCTTTTTGTTAAAATATCATAAGCCTGAATTTGAATTGACAAATCATCAGGGAGATTACATTGGCCGCCCATCTGAAATTTATTTTAATGGAAAACTAAGCGGAGATCTGTTTGATATTAGAATAGGAGGAAAAGCTCAGTTTGTGGCTAAAGGAGAATGGGAAGCTTAG